A segment of the Candidatus Lokiarchaeota archaeon genome:
TTTCAAGAACGGTGAGGTGGTTTGGATTCATATAATGTGGAACAAGAAAACGGGCACACTTGCGCTTTATTCGAGAGGCCATCCTCGCAGCTTCACCAAGTGCACTGGCCATATCATACATACTACTGTTGACAACATCGATTTGTAGAATCTCCGCGAGAAGACTTTGATATTCAAAGAGAGTTTGCAACATACCTTGGCTTACTTCTGCTTGGTAGCTTGTATAGGAAGTGACAAACTCCGAACGGTTTGCCAAAGCAGGAACAGCTGCTGGTATGTAATGCATATCTACGCCAGCTCCAAGAAAATTCTTACCCGCTGTTAGTTCTACATTCTTAGATGCAAGCGCCTTCAATCTACGGCTTACTTCTTCTTCAGTATGTGATGTAGGCAAGTCCAACTCTTTATCGAGCCTGAATTTCTCAGGTATATCACTGAAAAGACTTTCAATATTCTCCGCACCGATAGATTCTAGCATCTCTTTCTTGTTTTCTGTAGTTATAGGAAGGTATGGATGCTTTCGTTTCATTCAGCTTCCTCCGGAGAGGTTTGTCCCAGTTTCGCCAACTTGATTATGACAAATTAGCTTTCCCATCTAACAAGGGATAGTCGGTCATGTATCTACATCATTCTTAAATTGTGATACCATGAAGACTTCTTATAGGAGAATCCAAGGTGAAGCGGTGGCTTATGGACATCTTAGCATGTCCAGTCAAAGAGTGTAGAAGCAGTCTCGACCTCGAGGTACTTGAATCCCATATGGTGCAAACCGATGATGGGGAGGTCGAGGAAATCGATGCCGCACTCATAACGTGCCCTAAGTGTGGGCGTTGGTATCCAGTTATCGATGGGATAGCATGTATGCTCCCTGACAATCTTAGACAAGAGGGGAAACAGAAAACTGAGGAAACCGCATTTCTGAAGGAATGGGAGGAGAAAATCCCTGCTGAAATCATTGCTGAGGGAATACCATTTGGATTAGAGAGAGAAGAGTGAAGAATCAAACTGCAGCAAGAATCGTTCAAAATGCTTAGTTCAAATCGTAACTCACCGCTAAAGCCTTAGATGTGCAACATATCATTCAGAAACAGTAATATTGAAAGCAGTCGTGGACTCGAAACGAGATAGATGATTTGCCTACTTCATCACGAGGAGACATCATCTAAATATAGCCTAGCCCTGTAGTGTAGCGGTCAATCATTTCGGGTTTTGGTCCCGGAGACCCAGGTTCGAATCCTGGCAGGGCTACCATCTTACCCTTTTTCATGTACGCTGAGGTCTGTGGGTTCTTTCATCTGGACCTTGAACAATCGCTTCACTTCTGTAAGGACCAATCGGTCACCATTAACAACCACGTCTATGGAAACCTGATTCTGTAAGCCCGATGTGGTTAGTTTCTTCTCAAGTATAGTCTGGACCTGAAAAACCCCGGCAGGATTGTCCATATGAACAGTGATGAGTAAAGGCCGATTCTCACCATGGTCAAGAATAACATCTTTGATGGCAAGCGCGCTGACACTGTGTATGTCCACTTTCCCTTTCTGGAATGGCACTATGGTACGGCCTTTCGTCATATCGCACCCATCGCCAATTTTCGTGATGCCGGCCTCTAGTGTCAGGCACTGGGTATCATCATCATGGGCGTAAATCCCATGGAGAATGAAACTTAGAATATCGGCAGCCTTGGCGGGATCTTCATACATCTTGTCAAGTTTGGGCCCAAGAATAGGACTCGCAAGTTGCATGGCAGAAATTGCGTGTTCTTGCCGGTGGACAACCATGCCAATGTCATGCAAATACGCAGAAGCAAGAACAATCATGCGTGCGTCATCGGTATCGCCCAGATTTTCAGCAACGATGTTTGGCTTGAAAGTGTCATCAAGAATATCAAAAACTCTTAGGGCGTTCCATGTTGCTACTTCTGCATGTACCGGACCATGGTCAGTGTATCCCAGACGCGATACTGCCATTCGATTGGCAGCACGAAGATACGATTGAATCTTAGGTGATGTTTTCAGATAATTGTACATTTCATAGGCCTTTGTGCTTGAAGAAAGAAGGTCACCCGCCGAAATAGCGTCACGGTCTAATGATTTATCATTGTTCATCGATATGCCACCTCCAAAGAGGGGCATCAACCCACGGAATGGTGCCAATTAAACATTTCACAATGTAATTTACGAGGAGATATCTTTTTAGCTGGATAGAGAGTCTTCCGCGTTCATTGGAAGTCCCTCCCGCAGTTTAGGCTCGTTTCATTAGAGCTCTCCTGCTTCTTCTTCAATAGATAGGAGAATCCGATCT
Coding sequences within it:
- a CDS encoding HD domain-containing protein, with protein sequence MNNDKSLDRDAISAGDLLSSSTKAYEMYNYLKTSPKIQSYLRAANRMAVSRLGYTDHGPVHAEVATWNALRVFDILDDTFKPNIVAENLGDTDDARMIVLASAYLHDIGMVVHRQEHAISAMQLASPILGPKLDKMYEDPAKAADILSFILHGIYAHDDDTQCLTLEAGITKIGDGCDMTKGRTIVPFQKGKVDIHSVSALAIKDVILDHGENRPLLITVHMDNPAGVFQVQTILEKKLTTSGLQNQVSIDVVVNGDRLVLTEVKRLFKVQMKEPTDLSVHEKG